The nucleotide sequence TCACACCCTGACATGATTCAGAACAAGCATCACCCTTACACAAATCATGGCTTCCTGCAATGAAAATCCATACCGTCTCTACTCATAGCACAAAAGATGTCTGAGAAAACTgtcataagtactccctccgtaaactaatataagagcatttagatcactattttagttatctaaacgctcttatattaatttacagagggagtataaaagaaTAAAATCATCGGCTGTCTCATCCAAAAGGGAAGAAGGGTGAGCTGATGCAAACATCAATCCTCGAGAAATCCTCCAAGTGGGACTGCCATGGGTAGTTCTATCGTTTCAGATACTCCCACCAAAAAGCAGGCACCAAAAAACAGGCACAAAGGCCGTGTTGCTGTGACACACACCTGAATCACATAAACATAGATCACACTCATCACCATCAGCTAAAGCATAGAAAAGCATCAGCAACTAGTGAATCACGCCTAGGGGAAAATCGTGATGCCACTATGAAAACCAGATTTCCCTATTCGATTTCGCCATGTGATTACCGGATTATGAGTTCAAAACATTAAACACGCAGTAGCAAGAAAATGATACCAGGCTGAGCGGGGGATTTGGGCAGGGGAAAAGCTCGTCCTTCCTCCCGGCCGGCAACAATGGCTTGCTCCGTCACCTTGCGCGTTTGCTCTTGCTTCCCGCTGCAAGCCGGATGATACGCCGACACCACACACAAGACGTGTCCACACCACCAGGTCTTCCCACAGTCAAATTTGTCATACTCCTCTGCGCAAAGCAACATTTATTCTTGATATAAAAAGCAACATTTATTcctatcccaccccaccgccgctgCCAACCCAAACATCCGCAAAGAACTAGTATCTCATTAATTGCCCCGCCGTCTAATCGCCCAATAATTACCCCGCACCCTTCTAATCTTAATTTAATGCAATCTCCTGCTAATGGTGATGACTCGCGCACTCTTTCCTTCTTAtacacgccgcgccgcgccgctccACTCCACTCCAGTACAGCACCGCCCCACCTCCAGTTCACACTCCCGTCACATGCCCATGGCGCCTCCGCCTTTGCTCCCCCTCTCCGCGCTCCTCCTCctgctcgccgccgcctcccatgCCTCTGCCAAGCCCGTCCAGACTCAGGCCCTCCTCGCCACCCCTCTCTCGCCCGACCGTGTCTCCGCCCCGTCGGAACTAGCCCGCGACGACGACAGCAACGTCTTTGCCGCTGCCGAGGACGCCGCCGCCTCGACAGTTCGTTTCCGCGTGGTCCACCGGGATGACTTCTCAAAGAACGCCACCGCGGCCGAGCTGCTCGCGTACCGGCTGGAGCGGGACGAGAAGAGGGCGGCACGCCTCTCTGCGGCCGCCGGCGCGGCCAACGGCACGCGTCGCGGCGGCGGAGGGGTCGTGGCCCCGGTGGTGTCCGGGCTGGCCCAGGGGAGCGGGGAGTACTTCACCAAGATCGGGGTGGGgacgcccgccacgccggcgctcATGGTGCTCGACACCGGCAGCGACGTCGTGTGGCTGCAGTGCGCGCCGTGCAGGCGCTGCTACGAGCAGTCTGGCCAGGTGTTCGACCCGCGCCGCTCGCGCTCCTACGGCGCGGTCGGCTGCGCCGCTCCGCTTTGCCGCAGGCTCGACTCCGGCGGCTGTGACCTGCGCCGCAGTGCGTGCCTCTACCAGGTCACTTACGGCGATGGCTCCGTCACCGCCGGGGATTTCGCCACCGAGACCCTCACCTTCGCCGGCGGTGCCCGCGTGGCGCGCGTCGCTCTGGGGTGCGGCCACGACAACGAGGGTTTGTTCGTCGCGGCGGCGGGCCTCCTCGGGCTCGGCCGAGGCAGCCTATCCTTCCCCACCCAGATCTCCCGCCGTTATGGGCGGAGCTTCTCGTACTGCCTTGTGGACCGTACCTCGTCGGCCAACTCCGCCTCCCGCTCTTCGACCGTGACCTTCGGCTCCGGCGCCCTAGGCTCCACGGTCGCCTCGTCCTTCACCCCGATGGTCAAGAACCCTCGGATGGAGACGTTCTACTACGTGCAGCTCATCGGTATCAGCGTGGGCGGCGCGCGCGTCCCTGGCGTGGCGAACTCCGACCTCCGTCTCGACCCGTCGTCTGGGCGTGGCGGCGTCATCGTGGACTCCGGCACGTCCGTGACCCGGCTCGCCCGCCCGGCCTACTCGGCTCTGCGCGACGCATTCCGGGGGGCAGCCGCGGGGCTCCGGCTCTCGCCCGGCGGGTTCTCCCTGTTCGACACGTGCTACGACCTGAGCGGGCGCAAGGTGGTGAAGGTGCCGACCGTGTCGATGCACTTCGCCGGTGGCGCGGAGGCGGCTCTGCCCCCGGAGAACTACCTGATCCCGGTGGACTCGAAAGGGACGTTCTGCTTCGCGTTCGCGGGCACGGACGGCGGCGTGTCCATCATCGGCAACATACAGCAGCAGGGTTTCCGGGTGGTGTTCGACGGCGACGGCCAGCGCGTCGCCTTCGTGCCCAAGGGCTGTTAAGAGTAACGTCGCTTGATTAGCGGATGAAAGTACGGCTTTGTCAGTCATAATTTAATCACGAGGGGCTCCCTTAGTTAAGGTGATGGGTGAGAGCTTTGGATGCTGTGAAAGCCCTGGCGGTGCGCAGAGTTGtcgggcagggcagggcagggtgTGAGGATAAGGCTGTAAAAGTGTTGGTTAAAAAAACAGGCTATCTCTCCTTTTCTAGCATTTCTCATCCATTTTACTGAACTCCAGTGGCCTTTTTACGTGCTGCTGCTGGACTACCG is from Triticum aestivum cultivar Chinese Spring chromosome 3A, IWGSC CS RefSeq v2.1, whole genome shotgun sequence and encodes:
- the LOC123061409 gene encoding aspartyl protease family protein 2, with product MPMAPPPLLPLSALLLLLAAASHASAKPVQTQALLATPLSPDRVSAPSELARDDDSNVFAAAEDAAASTVRFRVVHRDDFSKNATAAELLAYRLERDEKRAARLSAAAGAANGTRRGGGGVVAPVVSGLAQGSGEYFTKIGVGTPATPALMVLDTGSDVVWLQCAPCRRCYEQSGQVFDPRRSRSYGAVGCAAPLCRRLDSGGCDLRRSACLYQVTYGDGSVTAGDFATETLTFAGGARVARVALGCGHDNEGLFVAAAGLLGLGRGSLSFPTQISRRYGRSFSYCLVDRTSSANSASRSSTVTFGSGALGSTVASSFTPMVKNPRMETFYYVQLIGISVGGARVPGVANSDLRLDPSSGRGGVIVDSGTSVTRLARPAYSALRDAFRGAAAGLRLSPGGFSLFDTCYDLSGRKVVKVPTVSMHFAGGAEAALPPENYLIPVDSKGTFCFAFAGTDGGVSIIGNIQQQGFRVVFDGDGQRVAFVPKGC